A stretch of Kazachstania africana CBS 2517 chromosome 7, complete genome DNA encodes these proteins:
- the KAFR0G02170 gene encoding uncharacterized protein — MKLSSFICWLTIALFQVTKRTAALGIVAGPDQALEVQAKYLTTTDISPNSTITDSESSGNQTYSSELFVYLPDPAGTDNYTVVISSGTNLDKRTDVVPCLSEVLTETVCRVIYENVSLWWSIATVIYDYVHGDKCGPVTGSYNGVYYKYWADSGDCSSTALTKTIAGSLEYAFDKYMGNRDLCDTYTVKMTHGGTWIGNLVVGPNAATWLVTSAASGSGSCYSSGCGGLTSPYGC, encoded by the coding sequence atgaaacTATCGTCGTTTATTTGCTGGTTAACTATCGCGTTATTTCAGGTAACTAAACGAACTGCTGCCCTAGGAATAGTAGCGGGACCTGACCAGGCCTTAGAAGTCCAAGCTAAGTATCTTACCACGACTGACATCAGTCCGAACTCAACCATTACAGACTCAGAGAGTTCAGGCAACCAAACGTACTCGTCAGAGTTATTCGTATACTTGCCTGATCCAGCGGGTACCGATAACTACACTGTCGTTATTTCAAGTGGCACGAACCTTGATAAGCGTACAGACGTCGTGCCATGTCTGTCAGAAGTTTTGACTGAGACGGTCTGCAGGGTTATATACGAAAATGTATCATTGTGGTGGTCCATAGCAACTGTCATATATGACTATGTTCATGGTGACAAGTGTGGGCCGGTTACTGGTAGTTACAATGGTGTCTACTATAAATACTGGGCAGACAGTGGCGACTGTAGCTCTACAGCGCTCACTAAGACTATTGCGGGCTCACTTGAATATGCATTCGATAAGTACATGGGCAATAGGGACCTGTGCGACACGTACACAGTCAAGATGACGCACGGTGGTACATGGATCGGCAACTTAGTCGTGGGGCCCAATGCGGCGACGTGGCTGGTCACCTCAGCAGCATCCGGCAGTGGGAGCTGCTACTCATCTGGGTGTGGGGGACTCACATCACCTTACGGGTGCTAG